In Falco rusticolus isolate bFalRus1 chromosome 7, bFalRus1.pri, whole genome shotgun sequence, the DNA window cgCTCTTGGGTCAGGGACATCATACAAGCTTCTTGGTAACACAAGCATTCTGCACTGCTTGTGGTGATGGACCCTGGGATCATTCCATGCAACCATCTCTTGTTGACCAGCAGGGATGACAATTATTTGTTTAGTGACAAAAgccaagaaatattttacatttttagtaCATGCACTGTCTACGTTAGTTACAGGATTTTCAGAGTTATGTGGTGTTTCAGTAGAAGGAGTAAAAGGAGGGTGTGTATATTCAAGAAGGTGGtatggcagagaaaaaaaaaaattctttatagCAAGATTCAGCTGAACTTTGCCCGTTCTGTGCATTCAAGGCTTATGGATTCTCTCTGTATGACTCACGTATGGCCCATAAAGTTTGAATCTCTAAGTCAAGGATGTCCTTTGGCAATTAGTATCAACATTTGTTTCGAATTCCAAGGGATGGGATATCTTGACTATAAAGCCACCTCACACCTCttattcattttgctttctgttgatATTCTGTACATTAAGTTTCCCTAACTATTACTATTCAGATGCCTTAAGGTGTTCTAGCTGCTTGGTTACAAATTCCACCGCTTTGGCCATATTTGCAGAAGCATCAATCCCTTCCTTACAAAGGGATTCTATAGTCACTGTCTCAGGAATACATACAGCCCATCTGGATCCTGTTTGTGATGCCAGATATTATACACTTATGAGATCTGATGAACTGTAGCATCCAGGAGATTTCTCCCTTTCTGGTCGTTCAGACAAGAGACCACTAAACTGTGTTCACAGGTGCACGTACAAGTGATGCTGAGCCTGAATTGCAAATATGCGCCCCTGCACCGTAGACAGTACAGACACCTATGGCTGTGAACACTAACACCTGGCAGGACAGTACTTTTACAGACACCCACAAACACAAATGGCATTCACATGGAACACGAAGACTACCATCCTCATCCTGTTCCTACTCATCAGGTAACCAGGcttgaaatgtgaaaaaaaggtgaaaaaacacACATGCGCTCACTCAGCTGGCACACATACTCACAGTCAGCCATCTGTCCAGTTTGCCAAACCTTGAGTCTTTCCAGTACCCATCTCCGGGCCCTGGGCTTTTTAGTGCAGTCTCTGGCCAGGATCTTGAGTTTCCGGGTTGTTTCCTTCTATGCACAGACTAGTCCAACATGAAGTTAATTAGATGAATGTACTTGGAAACTATTTAGGAGCAAAGAGCATTTGAGAAGACAGGGTAGACTATGgtgaggaggcagagcagcGTAATGACCTGCAACCTGCTAACATGTGGTCACCCATGCTATTCCGCACCCCCTTCCTGTTCCTCATGGTTGTTCCTTTCCTATCCACCTTGattccctccctttccctacCTTTGATCCTTCCCCTAGACATCCCTAAATTTTTCACAttcccccagctgcctctgaagATACCTCTTCACCCACTCCCAGAATTTCCCCCATATCCCATAAGAAGTTTGCTCTGAGATGTGTTCTGGTAACCCATGATAATATTGTTCCAATTTCTTACAAAGTTTCTGGTTGAATTTCTTCAAGGTCACACTCAAGTCGTTCCTGTAATGGCCCATCCATCAGTGTCCCGGGAGTTCTGGTCTTTGTTACTCTCCCTTATCTGCAGTTTGTTAGCATTTGTGTAtctgtgcatttaatttatCACCTCTCCTGTTCCTAGCCTGTCTTTTATGTTGAATAGCAGAACACCAGATACCCTTACAATTTCCTatttgctttcagctgcctgcaaaaccaaattaaaagaaagcagaacacGGTATTACTAATgagttttttttcccatattccACTTGCTGTAGTTGTCACAAAGGTATTCAATGTTTGTGAACAGGAAGGGAGGTTTATAAAAGTACTTAGATGTCAAGGTACAGCTGTCTGTGAACATCTTTGTTTGCTCTGAATTATTTGAAGTAGAGTTGGTGATTAGTTTGCTTTAGTTTATGGGAAGGGTTGGGGGTTTTCATTCCAAATTTTAATAACAAGCATGATTCatgtcctttatttttttcacttctgcttcttttgctcCCTTTTAATTCTCTGTACTTGCTTATtactttacaaagaaaattagcaggatctcttttcttctgagcaTCTGTTTGTggctgctgcattttgcttttctctcatGGCTTAATGTTGCTTTGTGAAAGTGGAAGGTTTGAAGCAAAGCTTTCCTATTGTAGGAGAAAGTTTTATCTAAGGCTTTCtgtataaaaacagaaaagtccaTAAAACAAGTGCTTCATGGTAGAGTAGGAATCATGaataacttttaaatgaaagataatCCCGTAATTTAGAACCGTCTTGCTGCTCACATTTTTTAGACCCAGCTTCTTTCTTCTGGTTGCCTTGCTCTGTTATTCCTGactctcttctctttttacacctctttctcttattttttaatcttaaattagAATGCATGGCCTTGGGGGAGGGACTGTTTCTTATTGCctatgtgggtttttttttgatgatGTAAAAATAGTTCCCTCTGTTGCTGGGGCCTCTGGATAATCTTACACCTAAGAGGAAAAAGTGCTAACCTTTCAAACTGCAGCCTGGCTTGTGGCCTAAGTCAAGTGGCAAATTGCCATCTCAATAACTTCAGGACTTAATTTTTACCTTCATAATTGTCAGCAAAGACGGGCTGCTCCTAAGGGAGTGTGAGCTGGGAGCCGAGGGTGGTCCCAGCCCAGGCAGTGCCCTCCCTGACCGGAGCACAATGCCGCAGCGCCTGAGCGTGGCAGCCAGCGGCGGGTGCTGGGAACAGGGTCCGTCCACAGCCCTGGACGAGGCAAAGTGGTGAGCCAGATCCAGGCTCTGTCCACCTTTCCTCACATAAACAGGCAGCGCAAAGTGGCTGATTCTGTTTCCAAGGGTTGCTGCCTAGGGAAAACCTTCATGGTTTTCTCCAGGATATGTCCCCACACTTCTCCTTCTGCTTGCCAGCTGGTCTGGCTTGGGAGTTCACTAGTGTATCAGACACGCACACACACTCCAGAGAGCAGGATCACACAGGGAACAGTTAGGAATGGAGTTTAGTAAGGAGGCAGGACGGACTGCAATGAGTAGGCTGGGCCAGACAACTGAATTGACCAACTTCCTGCTTATATGTAATGGGCCTCTTTTATCCTCCCCTCTCCATGTTCCTGTGTTTGTTCTGCCCTGATCCACTTTGATCCCTTCCTTTTCCCGCCTTTGGCTTTTCCCTTAAAAAACTAAATCCTATACAATTGCCCCACACCTCTTGTTCAGTCCCAAAGCCCTGCCCAGGGAATGCATCCCAGTGTAAGTCCTACACCTCTGTGCGGTAGCCCACCTTACTCTGCATAGTATTCCGTGGTGTCCCCTGCGGTGGGTGGGTTTCACACTATGGACAATAGCGGTAATTGCCCGTCTTTGATGGTTTTAGGAGTAGCTGATGGGATCGATAAGGCTGTGTGCTCCCCCTTGTCATCCTAACCTTGTTCCTCTGATCACTATCTGCCTATTTTGAATAGCCATTAACCAGAGGACTTTGCAACTAgtcttttgcttgcttttttatttaaaaggccACCTTTCTTTCGGTTAcatatttaaaggaaatgaTTTACAAAAAATACCCTTACCGAAAGCTGAGCATGGAAAACATTTACTTGGAAGGCTGGAGTGTAGTAAAGTATCAGGTGGTAAAAGATGAAATAATAAGGAATACATGCCTTAAAACATGGCATATATtggtaaaatttattttggtaagagattaattaaaaaataatatagcCTTAGCAACCTTCAGAGTAGCCTGCAATGATCCAGAGCTGTTTACTGTATGttaaagaaatgagaattttaTAAGTACTTGAGAGATGGCAAACAATTCCTTCTTTGTCATTGATGTACATTGAAAAGCTTCCATTAATTTTGATGCGTATTCGTGGGATTATATTCAGTGTCTCCTGCAAGACAAGAGGGATTAATGGACTGGGTTTAGTACCTTTTTAAATGATTTGTGCTACTCTTGACCTAatcttcagtatctttttttcagctgctggttCAGTTTGTTCAGAATACATCTATTCCACTGGGGCAAGGGCTGGTGGAATCGGAACCAAAAGACATCACctgtctttctctccttcctgtgACTGAGACCTCAGAATGCAACAGACTCATGTTGCCAGGTAAAATCTGTGTGGCAGATCTTTGTGATCGTGCCCTTCGGGCAGCTGTCTTAAACTGCTCCACTGTGGCCTGCAGCCTCTTGCTGATCAGGCGTTCATTCCAGGGATGGAGGAACAAGTTCAGAAGGGTGACTGAAACTTTTCTCATGTAACAGTGAAGTCTGACTAGTTAGAaaattccttcctcctccagttTCTCTCAAGTTCTacttttttcctagaaaaataacttcatagGTATTTTTTAGTCATACTgtatttatacttttatttactttggtTTCACTTTCTTCACCAGATGATGAAAGAGATCTCACTTCTCCAAGTCACACTAACTCTTCCAAAGATGTTTCTTCATCTGCTGTCTTGAGAAGTCTCCAGGTAAATGTGGGCCCTGATGGAGAGGAAACAAGGGCACAGAATGTACAGAAACCATCTGAACTTCTGTCAACTCCAGAGACTTCCAGTTTATTGCAAGACCTCCAGCCCAGTGACAGCACTTCATTTATTCTTCTCAACCTAACAAGAGCAGGTAATTGTCTTCTGTTTGTCATCTGGCTGGAAATGTCTCAGACAGCAGAATGCAGGATATacagctctgcccctgctgctTATGAAATTTGCTGGGCATTATTGCATATTTCAGGAACATTTAATCATCAACAGCTTTCTACAATGTAGAGGTCAGTGAAGACTTTTTCAGTGCAGCTATTGCATCTATGCTGTGAACATTAGCCTCTGggaagcaaaattaatttccctctGTTTCCGGCTGTTTCATGAAGTTGTCTTCTTTTCTAGGGCTGGGGTCTCCAGCAGAGCACTTGGTGTTTGTTCAAGATGAAGCAGAAGATTCTGGAAATGACTTTCTCTCTCACGATAGCACAGACAGCAGTACCCCATGGTTCCTACGAGTGCAAGAATTGGCCCATGACAGTTTAATTGCTGCCACTCGGGCACAGCTTGCTAAGAATGCCAAAGCAAGCAATAATGGTAGGAAACCCCCTGATCCTGTCTCAAAAGCTGAGTGTTCCATATGAGGCCCCTAGTTTCAGCttgtttctttgtctctttcactctttcttgcttttaatcTGTTCTGACATCTTCAAATCATCAGTGACAGAATTATACAGAGCAACCATGTGGGTTTTTCTGCAATATAAACAGGCTCTCCAGTTTTTCTCAGGGAATGAACTTTAGTGGAGCCAGCAGTTCCATTGTATGTAGTCCACCTGTTGTCTGGTACTTGTAAAGAGTATCTCCTTTCTGATTGCAGCTGCTTGAATTTcaactttcattttcactttcaagtgtctatttttaatgcatacaGTAATTCATACTTTCTTCTTAGCTCCACTGGGTTTGGAGATCAGCTTTCTGGAGAATGCATGATTGCATTTAGTCACATGTTTTGtgacttaattattttaataaatgattgcaaacaaatgcaatatatcttttttttagctaagatgtttttaaagagTTATCTTGGCTGATACTTAAAATTGGTTGGTTGATACTGATATAGAGACCATTTTACCGTTTTTGATGCATTGGCTTTCTATTCTACATGTGATGAGCCTCATCTGGTAGCAGCTGATCTGATACAGATAGCTTGTTGGGAATAGTTTATGTGCCTGGTAAGGTTTGCAAATCTCTCTGATCCCCGTTGTGGGCTAGGCAGCAGCATGTAGGACGTTGTAAACAATTAGTAGCCAGGCACATACTTGCTTTACAGTCCTGTATTGTATAGGATGCTGGTTTTGTCTATTAAATTTGACATATTATAGTAATCTGTATCTTCTTTAGATTTTGGTGGGCTTTTTCTTCCAGGTGAAAATGTTCATCTTTGCTCAGGAGATGGGCAGCCGAAAGACTCTAGCCCCATTCCTCATTTATCTCGTGTGGAAAGGAAGCTGAAGTGCACAGTTGAGGGCTGCGATCGGACATTTGTGTGGCCAGCTCACTTCAAGTATCATCTGAAAACACACCGGTGAGCAGAATAAAGCTATATATTGTCATGACTTTGAAAAACTGTGCTCTGTATTTGGGATAGCGTTAGTTTTTTACATCAACCAGTTGTGAAAACCTGGTATTACTCTTAGAAATACTAGGCCTGTTGCTTGCTTTAGGTCATTTATGTTGAAACACTTTGACCAGACTTAGGTTATGTTTGCAGGTCCTTGTCAGTGTTTGGTTTAGAATATTTGCGTTTTAACAGGTGCTCAGTAAAGAGCATCATGATCCCTTCTTTGGTATATGAACATTAGAACCTGTAGGATGCtgtcatatttttatataccCTTAAACAAAGTAACTTGCTCTAACAAATGACCCTAATCTTTTTTAGCTAAGGAATTGGCAGTCTCTAAGGTAAATTGTAGACAAGAAGCTTAAAAACTGGGAAGGACTTCAAAAGCAAGCCCATCACCTTGCCCTGAGACAGGGCCAGCAGTAATTGCATATGTTACGTGTACAGTACAGTCATTTTTGATCCTACAGTGACTGAAATACCACAGTGTTCCTGTATGATCTGTTGCACCACTTTACTAAATCGTTCTGGGTAGGGAATAGGCAACGTAATATGATGATAAGATATTACCTGAACAGATTCTTCCAGTGGACCACCCAGACCCTAGTTCCTTAGGTCAAATTTAGGTCACTAACTTTGGTTGAGTCCCTCTGTTTTCCGGTATaattaattttggtttaaatGTTTCCActtttatgtaatttaaaaaaaaaaaaaaaagaaagaaatcaagtcTTCCTGAAGAATGCATTGCAGTAGCTGGTAATGAAACAGCTATTTTGTTGCTTTCCAGGAATGACCGCTCCTTCACCTGCCCAGCAGAAGGTTGTGGAAAAAGTTTCTACGTCTTGCAGAGGCTGAAGGTGCACATGAGAACTCACAACGGTGAAAAACCTTTTGTGtgcacagagctgggctgcGGGAAACAGTTCACAACAGCTGGAAATCTGAAGAACCACCTACGAATTCACACCGGTGTGTTTTAGACCTCATCTTTTTGTGGTCTGCAGAGGTGGGGTCTTTACTGAGGAATAAACCACTTCCTCCTCCATCCTCAAACTTTTGAGATTATGTTGTTTATCTCTGCCCTTCATTAATGTCCCTTATCTGTTGATGCGCATCGATCTTTAGGTCAAATTAAGTAAGCAACTGCTTACTGCCTTTACTATCTTGTACAATTTCACATAGGTTTACCCTACAAATGCTATATGATGATGCTGTACTCTACTCAGTATCGTGCTCTGAAGATTCCCTTTGCCCCTCAGGTTGTTTGCTGGAGGGaggtgtgtgtgttgtttttggGAGAAACTAGACTGTTCCCAAGGGAACAGTTAGTGAACATGACTGCTGTAATTGTTTTTCGTAACGAAGCTGTTTTAAATTCCTGAAAGGCACAACAGCTTAGATATTTCTCCAGTGTAAGAGTCC includes these proteins:
- the ZNF410 gene encoding zinc finger protein 410, encoding MLSDELESKPELLVQFVQNTSIPLGQGLVESEPKDITCLSLLPVTETSECNRLMLPDDERDLTSPSHTNSSKDVSSSAVLRSLQVNVGPDGEETRAQNVQKPSELLSTPETSSLLQDLQPSDSTSFILLNLTRAGLGSPAEHLVFVQDEAEDSGNDFLSHDSTDSSTPWFLRVQELAHDSLIAATRAQLAKNAKASNNGENVHLCSGDGQPKDSSPIPHLSRVERKLKCTVEGCDRTFVWPAHFKYHLKTHRNDRSFTCPAEGCGKSFYVLQRLKVHMRTHNGEKPFVCTELGCGKQFTTAGNLKNHLRIHTGEKPFLCEAQGCGRSFAEYSSLRKHLVVHSGVKPHQCQICGKTFSQSGSRNVHMRKHHSRIGAAGSREREQPESLMGSSLLEESTVHSKNLISMNSQPSLGVESLHLPDTESIIGVEEGETSCSFFRPLICGD